The following proteins are co-located in the Moraxella nasovis genome:
- a CDS encoding ABC transporter substrate-binding protein, with product MQMTFANKFVAVLTAGLLLVGCKPPVKSSDTTQQAEPLIIALDWVPNTNHTGLYVALDQGYFAKQGFEAKIVQPSEDSSSTLVSSGRADLGVYFQPNMVKRLNKGEPITAVAAIAQHNSVGLMSLKSLGATSPKDLHGKRYSTWEDPVDDATVASIVGAPLNPVPGESTDATSALRLGQFDYLLAYYSWDGIHSELKGVDTNFFYLKDADPVFDYYAPVLIANSDELTKNPEKYKKALSAIKDGYLYAAKNPEKSADILLKHAPETNKELAHASQKYMSAQYLDEKGDWGRFDYDRWDRFFDWVYAQGLVKKPFMPQAGVTNDYLPAEQK from the coding sequence ATGCAAATGACATTTGCAAATAAATTTGTCGCGGTTTTGACAGCAGGCTTATTGCTTGTAGGGTGTAAGCCACCTGTCAAAAGTAGCGATACCACTCAACAGGCTGAACCCTTGATCATTGCCCTTGACTGGGTGCCAAACACCAACCATACTGGGCTGTATGTGGCATTAGATCAAGGGTATTTTGCTAAACAAGGCTTTGAGGCAAAAATCGTACAGCCATCAGAGGATAGCTCATCAACGCTTGTGTCAAGTGGGCGTGCAGATTTGGGCGTGTATTTTCAGCCAAATATGGTAAAACGTCTCAATAAGGGCGAGCCTATCACCGCTGTAGCAGCGATTGCTCAGCATAACAGCGTAGGATTGATGTCGCTTAAATCTCTAGGTGCGACATCGCCAAAGGATTTGCATGGCAAGCGATATTCTACTTGGGAAGATCCTGTGGACGATGCGACTGTGGCAAGTATTGTTGGTGCGCCGTTAAATCCTGTGCCAGGTGAGAGCACTGATGCAACTTCAGCATTACGATTAGGTCAGTTTGATTATTTGCTGGCATATTACAGCTGGGATGGCATTCATTCAGAGCTTAAAGGCGTGGATACGAATTTCTTTTATTTAAAAGATGCTGATCCTGTGTTTGACTATTATGCTCCTGTGCTAATTGCAAATAGCGATGAACTGACTAAAAACCCAGAAAAATATAAAAAAGCACTTAGTGCCATTAAGGATGGCTATCTATACGCCGCTAAAAATCCAGAAAAAAGTGCAGATATTCTATTAAAGCATGCACCAGAAACCAATAAAGAGCTTGCACATGCTAGCCAAAAGTACATGAGTGCACAATATCTAGATGAGAAGGGCGATTGGGGTCGTTTTGATTATGATCGCTGGGATCGTTTCTTTGATTGGGTGTATGCCCAAGGACTGGTTAAAAAACCATTTATGCCCCAAGCAGGCGTGACCAATGATTACCTGCCCGCTGAGCAAAAATAA
- a CDS encoding ABC transporter permease: MIRHLKQHSLVFLLLIMWQAVVGFGLVPDYLLPSPWQIIWAFIDDIALLGMHAKYTLWTAFLGVVIGLILSFVLAILMDLSKIFKELTYPVLLLNQTIPTIAIAPLLVIWLGYGILPKVVLVVLSVFFPMTIALLDGFNSIQKEQLNLFQSLKATKYQLYRHLKIPSAMGYFFTGLKVALSYALISAVIAEWLGGYHGLGVYMTRVRKSYELDNMFAVIFFISVLTLMLIALIKLIERRVLRYYYVK; the protein is encoded by the coding sequence ATGATACGCCACCTAAAACAGCATAGTTTGGTATTTTTATTACTCATCATGTGGCAGGCAGTGGTGGGATTTGGCTTAGTGCCAGATTATCTACTGCCTTCTCCTTGGCAGATTATTTGGGCATTTATTGATGATATTGCATTGCTGGGCATGCATGCCAAATATACGCTATGGACAGCGTTTTTAGGTGTGGTGATTGGACTTATATTAAGTTTTGTTTTAGCGATTTTGATGGATTTATCTAAAATTTTTAAAGAGCTGACTTATCCTGTTTTGTTATTAAATCAGACCATACCTACCATTGCTATAGCTCCGCTTTTGGTGATTTGGCTTGGTTATGGTATTTTACCAAAGGTGGTTTTGGTGGTATTGTCGGTATTTTTTCCAATGACAATCGCACTGCTTGATGGCTTTAACTCAATCCAAAAAGAACAGCTTAATTTATTTCAATCATTAAAAGCCACAAAATACCAGCTGTATCGCCACTTAAAAATCCCTTCTGCGATGGGTTATTTTTTTACGGGGTTAAAAGTTGCCTTATCTTATGCGTTAATTTCGGCGGTGATTGCTGAGTGGTTGGGCGGTTATCATGGGCTTGGTGTTTATATGACTCGAGTAAGAAAGTCCTATGAGCTTGATAATATGTTTGCGGTGATATTTTTTATTAGTGTTTTGACGTTGATGTTAATTGCTTTGATAAAGCTTATCGAAAGGCGTGTCTTAAGATATTACTATGTAAAATAA
- the radA gene encoding DNA repair protein RadA, with protein MAKKSSYVCQSCGANYGKWSGQCTDCGEWNTLIEAPNIAMPHHRTAKSTSGSASTKVTNYAGAVSGVMSLDEVGVTLETRMPTGISEFDRVLGGGLVAGSVVLIGGDPGIGKSTILLQTAINMAAIDSLAGSALYITGEESLSQVAMRAKRLCLPTDRLRVLAETNVETICAALTSEQPAVAVIDSIQTLYTEAIQSAPGGVAQIRESAAMLTRFAKQTGTALFLVGHVTKEGSLAGPRVLEHMVDTVLYFEGESDSRFRMIRAVKNRFGAVNELGIFGMTDTGLKEVANPSAIFLSRYEKPIAGSVVMVSREGTRPLLVEVQALVDDSHGQSRRMALGLDYQRLAMLLAVMHRHGGIHTSGQDVYVNVVGGVKVMETGSDLAVLLACASSLRAKALPPRLAVFGEVGLSGEIRPVPNGQERLKEASKHGFTHAIIPKANAPKDQTMFGGIHVIAVDRLDDALAKAFELF; from the coding sequence ATGGCAAAAAAATCAAGCTATGTCTGCCAGTCATGCGGTGCAAATTATGGCAAATGGTCAGGGCAATGCACCGACTGTGGCGAGTGGAACACGCTGATAGAAGCACCGAACATCGCCATGCCACACCATCGCACCGCTAAATCAACTTCTGGTAGTGCCAGCACCAAGGTGACAAACTATGCTGGTGCAGTCAGTGGGGTGATGAGCCTTGATGAAGTGGGTGTTACACTTGAGACTCGTATGCCGACAGGGATTAGTGAGTTTGATCGTGTGCTTGGTGGCGGGCTTGTAGCAGGTTCTGTGGTGCTAATTGGTGGAGACCCAGGTATTGGTAAATCTACGATACTATTACAAACCGCCATTAACATGGCAGCGATTGATAGCTTAGCAGGTTCAGCGTTATACATCACAGGTGAAGAAAGCTTATCTCAGGTCGCTATGCGTGCCAAGCGTCTGTGCCTACCGACCGATCGCTTGCGTGTGCTTGCTGAGACGAATGTTGAGACCATTTGTGCAGCCTTAACCAGCGAACAGCCAGCTGTTGCGGTGATAGATTCTATTCAGACGTTATACACAGAGGCGATACAGTCTGCTCCCGGTGGCGTGGCACAGATTAGAGAGTCTGCTGCCATGCTGACTCGTTTTGCCAAGCAGACGGGAACCGCCTTATTTCTTGTTGGTCATGTTACCAAAGAAGGCTCGCTTGCTGGCCCTAGAGTACTAGAGCACATGGTAGATACGGTGTTGTATTTTGAGGGTGAGAGTGACAGTCGCTTTCGTATGATTCGTGCAGTCAAGAACCGCTTTGGTGCAGTCAATGAGCTTGGTATTTTTGGCATGACTGATACAGGGCTTAAGGAAGTGGCTAATCCATCTGCGATTTTTTTAAGTCGTTATGAAAAACCCATCGCAGGCTCGGTGGTGATGGTGAGCCGTGAAGGTACACGCCCACTGCTCGTGGAGGTGCAAGCCCTTGTTGATGACAGTCATGGGCAGTCAAGACGTATGGCTTTAGGGCTTGATTATCAGCGTTTAGCCATGTTACTGGCTGTCATGCACCGCCATGGTGGCATTCACACGAGTGGGCAGGATGTGTACGTCAATGTCGTCGGCGGTGTTAAAGTTATGGAGACAGGCTCAGACTTAGCGGTGTTACTTGCTTGTGCATCAAGCTTGCGTGCTAAAGCATTGCCGCCACGCCTTGCCGTGTTTGGAGAAGTGGGGCTGAGCGGTGAGATTCGTCCTGTGCCTAACGGTCAAGAGCGTTTAAAAGAAGCCAGTAAGCACGGCTTTACTCATGCCATCATTCCTAAGGCGAATGCCCCAAAAGACCAAACGATGTTTGGCGGCATTCACGTCATCGCTGTCGATCGTCTCGATGATGCTCTTGCTAAGGCATTTGAATTATTTTAA
- the prmB gene encoding 50S ribosomal protein L3 N(5)-glutamine methyltransferase produces MTQINEVNSYDDELQEQEFEYFLEEGNEAITQADIAELYQDLAQAEENLISIRDFIRFCVTKLRQYDVVVAQGTTDEFAESAAIVLHSLHLTWSADEQILDCRLTQAEKRAVLTLLSERIIQRKPLSYLINLAYFCNLPFYVDERVLIPRSAIAELINQRFYPYFDVDDAKKAQFFEHGLRELQLAPPERILDLCTGSGCIAIALATVFADATVDAADIDKDALEVAWTNVEHHDLAHQVTLIESDLFFKIPAENQYELIVTNPPYVDSAAMAELPPEFLHEPEHALAAGQDGLDLVHQILHDAPDYLTRDGLLVCEVGDSEWHLRQAYPNIQFDWLEFEKGGSGVFAITCEELLDYRDEFAKQVARVKGE; encoded by the coding sequence ATGACGCAGATTAACGAAGTAAATTCATATGATGACGAGTTGCAAGAACAAGAGTTTGAGTATTTTTTAGAAGAGGGTAACGAGGCGATAACCCAAGCGGACATTGCTGAGCTGTATCAAGATTTGGCTCAGGCTGAAGAAAACCTGATTAGTATCCGTGATTTTATTCGCTTTTGTGTGACGAAGTTACGCCAATATGACGTGGTAGTCGCCCAAGGAACAACAGATGAATTTGCAGAAAGCGCTGCTATTGTCTTACATTCTTTGCATTTAACATGGTCAGCAGATGAGCAAATCTTAGACTGCCGCTTAACCCAAGCTGAAAAGCGTGCAGTATTAACCTTGCTTTCTGAACGAATCATTCAGCGTAAGCCACTTAGCTATCTGATTAACTTGGCGTATTTTTGTAACTTGCCATTTTATGTTGATGAGCGTGTGCTGATTCCACGCTCGGCAATTGCTGAGCTGATTAATCAGCGTTTTTATCCTTATTTTGATGTTGATGATGCCAAAAAAGCCCAATTCTTTGAGCATGGTCTAAGAGAGTTGCAGCTTGCACCACCTGAAAGAATATTAGATCTATGTACAGGTTCAGGCTGTATTGCCATTGCTTTGGCGACTGTATTTGCTGATGCAACTGTCGATGCTGCTGATATTGATAAGGACGCACTAGAAGTGGCATGGACGAATGTTGAGCATCATGATTTGGCACATCAAGTTACGCTTATAGAATCAGATTTATTTTTTAAAATCCCTGCTGAAAATCAGTATGAGCTGATTGTCACAAATCCGCCTTATGTGGATTCAGCAGCGATGGCAGAGCTACCGCCTGAGTTTTTGCACGAGCCTGAGCATGCATTAGCAGCAGGACAAGACGGCTTAGATTTGGTGCATCAAATTTTACACGATGCACCAGATTATCTCACCCGTGATGGGCTTTTGGTGTGCGAAGTGGGCGATAGCGAATGGCATTTACGCCAAGCTTATCCGAATATCCAATTTGATTGGTTAGAGTTTGAAAAAGGCGGTAGTGGTGTGTTTGCGATTACTTGTGAAGAATTGCTTGACTACCGTGATGAGTTTGCCAAACAAGTAGCAAGGGTAAAAGGTGAGTAA
- a CDS encoding cupin domain-containing protein, with protein MTTTEQCDRLPFCLPNGITPEVFLQDYWQKKPLLIKNGLPAIIGMFEPEDVLDLAVQEGVSARLITQKQDNPTQWSLKNSPLSESDLQNTPTYWTVLVQNLEAWSPELGTLWQAFDFIPKWQQDDIMVSVAPKGGSVGEHYDEYDVFLAQGFGSRRWTLGKMCDPTPNTGTAFVPNQPIRLLDDMGEIIFDEVLEAGDVLYVPPCLSHHGVAMDDCLTFSFGFRRPNLVQVLDEIADIATTEHALFSPMLLPQAMQDNPNELSHKSIQSIKSRLIELLNSSAGDSIIQTAIAELVSKRQYDLLAFEDEITTDDLMDRLSNGEVVMLNPASRFVLCDDKWYVNGDLICLKESEHSLFVRLIEGGVLTIDDIPPNTLPSMTAWINDSWVVLI; from the coding sequence ATGACAACCACCGAACAATGCGATCGCTTACCCTTTTGCCTACCTAATGGCATCACACCTGAAGTATTTTTACAAGACTATTGGCAAAAAAAGCCTTTACTCATTAAAAATGGATTGCCTGCAATCATTGGTATGTTTGAGCCAGAAGATGTGCTAGATTTAGCAGTACAAGAAGGTGTATCAGCCAGACTTATCACCCAAAAACAAGACAATCCCACTCAGTGGAGCCTAAAAAATTCCCCGCTAAGCGAAAGCGACTTACAAAACACCCCAACTTACTGGACTGTGCTTGTCCAAAACCTAGAAGCGTGGTCGCCTGAGCTGGGGACGCTATGGCAAGCGTTCGACTTTATCCCAAAATGGCAACAAGATGATATTATGGTATCAGTTGCCCCTAAAGGTGGTAGCGTTGGTGAGCATTATGATGAATACGACGTATTTTTAGCACAAGGCTTTGGATCTCGTCGCTGGACTTTAGGTAAGATGTGCGATCCTACGCCAAATACTGGTACTGCTTTCGTACCAAATCAGCCCATTCGCTTGCTTGATGATATGGGTGAGATTATTTTTGATGAAGTTTTAGAAGCAGGCGATGTCTTGTATGTGCCACCCTGTTTGTCGCACCATGGCGTTGCGATGGATGATTGCTTAACTTTTAGCTTTGGGTTTCGCCGCCCTAATCTTGTGCAAGTATTAGATGAAATCGCTGATATCGCAACCACAGAACACGCCCTATTTTCTCCCATGCTCTTACCCCAAGCCATGCAAGACAACCCAAATGAGCTAAGCCACAAGAGTATTCAATCCATTAAATCTAGGCTTATTGAGCTGCTAAACTCATCGGCTGGTGATAGCATTATTCAGACTGCCATTGCTGAGCTTGTCAGCAAGCGTCAATACGATTTACTTGCCTTTGAAGATGAGATAACAACAGACGATCTGATGGATCGATTATCAAACGGTGAAGTTGTCATGCTAAACCCCGCCAGTCGCTTTGTGCTATGTGATGACAAATGGTATGTCAATGGCGATTTGATTTGCCTTAAAGAAAGTGAGCATAGCTTATTTGTCAGATTAATCGAAGGCGGCGTTCTAACCATTGATGATATACCACCAAACACCCTACCAAGCATGACAGCTTGGATAAACGACAGTTGGGTGGTGTTGATTTAA
- a CDS encoding DDE-type integrase/transposase/recombinase, producing the protein MNIHKNTRLLPYQREAIWQAYHTDKENVTSLALRYGVSRPTIYKVLKLARIRLLKPQNSTNNRFKQARFGIKRLAKVEKSIQDKLKKQARRYNKSYPGEMVHVDTKRLPLLKGQSTQSPREYLFVAIDDYSRELYATIMPDKTACSATKFLIEHVIKPCPYVIDVIYSDNGTEYKGTKDHEFVKACYQNNINQKFTKVGRPQTNGKAERVIRTLLQMWHDKHEFIDNQHRQQELNRFINFYNTV; encoded by the coding sequence ATGAACATACATAAAAATACCAGACTATTACCCTATCAACGAGAAGCGATATGGCAAGCCTACCATACAGACAAAGAAAATGTCACTTCACTAGCTTTGCGTTATGGCGTATCACGACCAACGATTTATAAAGTTTTAAAACTTGCTCGCATTCGCCTACTTAAACCCCAAAATAGCACCAATAACCGCTTTAAACAAGCACGTTTTGGGATTAAAAGACTGGCTAAGGTGGAAAAGTCAATTCAAGACAAACTCAAAAAACAAGCCAGACGTTACAATAAAAGCTACCCCGGTGAGATGGTACATGTTGATACCAAACGCTTACCACTACTTAAAGGGCAGAGCACACAAAGCCCAAGAGAATATCTATTTGTTGCCATTGACGATTACTCTCGTGAGCTGTATGCGACTATTATGCCTGACAAGACAGCATGCAGTGCCACTAAATTTTTAATAGAGCATGTGATAAAGCCTTGTCCTTATGTCATTGATGTGATTTATTCTGATAATGGCACAGAGTATAAAGGGACAAAAGACCATGAATTTGTTAAAGCCTGTTATCAAAATAACATCAATCAAAAATTTACCAAAGTAGGCAGACCACAGACTAATGGTAAAGCGGAGCGTGTTATACGTACATTACTACAAATGTGGCATGATAAACATGAGTTCATAGATAACCAACACAGACAACAAGAGTTAAATCGTTTTATTAACTTCTATAACACAGTTTAG
- a CDS encoding NAD(+) kinase translates to MSNFVNNYPKRPKFQRIALMGRAGKTSVVETLNELIALLSGRGLSIVIDTQTATIEDLGIDFDQVDGNQLKIVPRQKIGEHCDFAIVVGGDGSMLQMASVLAGTGVPVLGVNRGRLGFLADVNPDELTERVTQVLNGDYWIAERFLLAFKIVNNDDDGKPTDVVIHEDVALNDIVLHAGKSVHTIDFQLKINGTDVYRQHADGLIVATPTGSTAYSLSAGGPIIHPTIDAICLVPMHPHTLSSRPLVVAGSSQLAINIHKDNRTQPMVGADGKASAPLDNNQTLLIAKHDKTLLLLHPPSYSFYEACRTKLNWNLYSEEFSLKTE, encoded by the coding sequence ATGTCAAATTTTGTGAATAATTATCCAAAACGCCCAAAATTTCAGCGTATCGCTTTGATGGGGCGTGCTGGTAAAACAAGCGTGGTTGAGACTTTAAATGAGCTGATTGCATTATTGAGCGGTAGGGGGCTGTCTATCGTCATTGATACGCAGACAGCGACAATTGAAGACTTGGGCATTGATTTTGATCAAGTAGATGGCAATCAGTTGAAGATTGTACCACGCCAAAAAATCGGTGAGCATTGTGATTTTGCCATCGTGGTCGGTGGTGATGGCTCTATGCTACAAATGGCGAGCGTCTTGGCAGGGACGGGCGTGCCTGTGCTTGGTGTGAATCGTGGGCGACTTGGATTTTTGGCAGACGTAAATCCTGATGAATTGACCGAGCGAGTAACGCAGGTGTTAAATGGCGATTATTGGATTGCGGAGCGTTTTTTATTGGCATTTAAAATTGTCAATAATGATGATGACGGCAAACCGACCGATGTGGTGATTCATGAAGATGTGGCATTAAATGACATCGTTCTGCACGCAGGCAAATCGGTGCATACCATTGATTTTCAACTAAAAATTAACGGAACGGACGTGTATCGTCAGCACGCAGATGGTCTAATCGTAGCGACACCAACAGGCTCAACCGCTTATTCTTTATCGGCGGGTGGACCTATCATTCACCCGACCATTGATGCTATTTGTCTTGTGCCTATGCACCCGCACACGCTATCGAGCCGTCCTTTGGTGGTGGCGGGCAGTAGTCAGCTTGCCATTAACATTCATAAAGACAATCGCACACAGCCAATGGTTGGGGCGGACGGCAAGGCATCAGCACCGCTTGATAACAACCAAACCCTACTCATCGCCAAGCATGATAAGACTTTGTTGCTCTTACACCCGCCAAGTTATAGCTTCTATGAGGCGTGTCGCACGAAGCTTAATTGGAATCTGTACAGCGAAGAATTTTCCCTAAAAACAGAATAA
- a CDS encoding YeaC family protein: MNKEDILNSLNPEIVAKFRTAIELGKWENGVRLTDEQRQTCMQAVMVWEHEYLPVHERTGYIEKPKDDKGNTVGEECDVEHEHHYPNAERPVKFKN, translated from the coding sequence ATGAATAAAGAAGACATTCTAAACAGCCTAAATCCCGAAATTGTCGCCAAATTCCGCACCGCCATTGAGCTTGGCAAGTGGGAAAATGGTGTGCGTCTTACCGATGAACAGCGTCAGACCTGTATGCAGGCGGTGATGGTGTGGGAGCATGAATACTTGCCCGTTCATGAGCGCACAGGCTATATCGAAAAACCAAAAGATGATAAGGGCAATACGGTGGGCGAAGAATGCGATGTTGAGCATGAACATCATTATCCTAATGCTGAGCGACCTGTGAAGTTTAAGAACTAG
- a CDS encoding helix-turn-helix domain-containing protein — protein sequence MAQIISTQIDKLIGKRIQLKRKEKGWSAEKMAELLDVSQQQLSRYERGVNKINVAHLVEIANLLQTPIDYFFEDCIKKVDYQQNSYDAAWQKLTNEQKRAVLTLIQTLTK from the coding sequence ATGGCGCAAATTATCAGCACTCAGATTGATAAATTAATCGGAAAAAGAATTCAATTAAAACGTAAAGAAAAAGGATGGTCTGCAGAAAAGATGGCAGAACTACTAGATGTATCACAACAACAACTGTCAAGATATGAAAGAGGTGTGAACAAAATTAATGTAGCTCATTTGGTTGAAATTGCTAATCTTTTGCAAACTCCAATTGACTATTTTTTTGAAGACTGTATAAAGAAAGTGGATTATCAACAAAACTCTTATGATGCGGCTTGGCAAAAACTGACTAATGAACAGAAAAGGGCAGTTTTAACACTTATCCAGACCTTGACCAAATAA
- a CDS encoding integrase core domain-containing protein, with product MNIHKNTRLLPYQREAIWQAYHTDKENVTSLALRYGVSRPTIYKVLKLARIRLLKPQNSTNNRFKQARFGIKRLAKVEKSIQDKLKKQARRYNKSYPGEMVHVDTKRLPLLKGQSTQSPREYLFVAIDDYSRELYATIMPDKTACSATKFLIEHVIKPCPYVIDVIYSDNGTEYKGTKDHEFVKACYQNNINQKFTKVGRPQTNGKAERVIRTLLQMWHDKHEFIDNQHRQQELNRFINFYNTVKPHSALTKKDSLGKTQTLTPYEWLELYFSQSVNNS from the coding sequence ATGAACATACATAAAAATACCAGACTATTACCCTATCAACGAGAAGCGATATGGCAAGCCTACCATACAGACAAAGAAAATGTCACTTCACTAGCTTTGCGTTATGGCGTATCACGACCAACGATTTATAAAGTTTTAAAACTTGCTCGCATTCGCCTACTTAAACCCCAAAATAGCACCAATAACCGCTTTAAACAAGCACGTTTTGGGATTAAAAGACTGGCTAAGGTGGAAAAGTCAATTCAAGACAAACTCAAAAAACAAGCCAGACGTTACAATAAAAGCTACCCCGGTGAGATGGTACATGTTGATACCAAACGCTTACCACTACTTAAAGGGCAGAGCACACAAAGCCCAAGAGAATATCTATTTGTTGCCATTGACGATTACTCTCGTGAGCTGTATGCGACTATTATGCCTGACAAGACAGCATGCAGTGCCACTAAATTTTTAATAGAGCATGTGATAAAGCCTTGTCCTTATGTCATTGATGTGATTTATTCTGATAATGGCACAGAGTATAAAGGGACAAAAGACCATGAATTTGTTAAAGCCTGTTATCAAAATAACATCAATCAAAAATTTACCAAAGTAGGCAGACCACAGACTAATGGTAAAGCGGAGCGTGTTATACGTACATTACTACAAATGTGGCATGATAAACATGAGTTCATAGATAACCAACACAGACAACAAGAGTTAAATCGTTTTATTAACTTCTATAACACAGTTAAGCCACATAGTGCCTTAACCAAAAAAGACAGTTTAGGCAAAACTCAAACTTTAACACCTTATGAGTGGCTTGAACTTTATTTTAGTCAAAGTGTAAATAACAGTTGA
- a CDS encoding AEC family transporter, translating into MAFTTVLQAISFALVIVFPNLALMALGFGLQRFTMLNQTFVDTASKLVFNYCLPCLLFLSVIKSQIDYSEQITLIGAGFLTTFVLFFGSVAYAKWRVPDVRDKGVFVQGVFRSNMAIISLSVVTNAYGELGTSVGAVYMGVITILYNVLAVIALSGTSMQRSAGLSQQFFGITVNIIKNPLIIALVCAFVYKGLDLPSLPKPIADTGQLLANTALPLALICTGAALNVKSMFTLSGVSMQASIGRVIIAPLVAVMTGVMMALPPLYFGVLFVMVASPAAAASYVMAKAMGGNDVLAANILAFTTVFSMISLTVGMVLLRLIGWV; encoded by the coding sequence ATGGCGTTTACTACTGTATTACAGGCAATCAGTTTTGCATTGGTCATCGTATTTCCTAACCTTGCTTTGATGGCGTTAGGCTTTGGCTTGCAGCGATTTACCATGCTAAATCAGACTTTTGTGGATACTGCCAGCAAGCTTGTGTTTAATTACTGCTTGCCTTGTTTGTTGTTTTTAAGCGTAATTAAAAGTCAGATTGATTATAGCGAACAGATAACGTTAATCGGTGCAGGGTTTTTGACCACTTTTGTGCTGTTTTTTGGTTCGGTGGCATATGCCAAATGGCGAGTGCCTGATGTGCGTGATAAAGGTGTGTTTGTGCAGGGGGTGTTTCGCTCTAATATGGCGATTATTTCCTTGTCAGTTGTGACCAATGCGTACGGTGAGCTTGGTACGAGTGTGGGGGCGGTGTATATGGGTGTAATTACCATCTTATATAACGTGCTTGCCGTGATTGCATTGTCTGGCACAAGCATGCAGCGTTCTGCAGGTTTATCACAGCAATTTTTTGGCATCACTGTAAATATTATTAAAAATCCGCTGATTATCGCATTGGTTTGTGCCTTTGTTTATAAAGGTTTGGACTTGCCAAGTCTGCCTAAGCCCATCGCTGATACAGGACAGCTTTTGGCAAATACTGCCTTACCTTTAGCCTTGATTTGCACAGGTGCAGCTTTAAATGTAAAATCTATGTTCACCTTATCAGGTGTGTCAATGCAGGCAAGTATCGGACGGGTTATCATCGCTCCTTTAGTGGCGGTAATGACAGGGGTTATGATGGCATTGCCACCTTTATATTTTGGCGTGCTATTTGTTATGGTGGCAAGTCCTGCGGCAGCAGCAAGCTATGTGATGGCAAAGGCAATGGGTGGTAACGATGTGCTGGCAGCAAATATCTTAGCATTCACGACAGTATTTAGTATGATAAGTCTGACGGTGGGCATGGTGCTTTTAAGACTGATAGGTTGGGTGTAG